The Stomoxys calcitrans chromosome 3, idStoCalc2.1, whole genome shotgun sequence genome includes a region encoding these proteins:
- the LOC106085072 gene encoding vacuolar protein sorting-associated protein 54 produces MATVQHSQTLARKTSLTNIEKPEKSTLNSLLPANNVVVHAKSSTASPAVEAVNNAHNSWESCYYCPRENFKAVNEFVKHLRERHCTREGGSFVCRYGFNGVCPSLPLDGVSDRDYDAHVAKYHVNQQTREMPPEWSVFSAAQNLPAVLNDPSRGKQSNLFTKKWGVDFVERNHVPASPRIPEVTMNDFEKYMGKIGKRYKRHERLNSQQQAMTLEEASAAAVASKGTSGTLHSTATSQEINLSEIPEIFLKENLNLQHAPTFGQVFPNVMQSPSGAERKRTGRLLQEQLSHYLDIVEVKIAQQVAQKSAAFFHAMTSQDAIMCEMQEAAKRVKALRSSLRSLNETVVIDTFRVLRYAQRRQNFEEVVDKLCLMATVHKTQPMLQLLLGTQDYVAALDLIGTTQEILTQELIGVHCFKHLPMQLNEMEKLIDKMLTTEFERYATTDLNRPLSDVLKETDSVCAEEDKLVCIVMGLLRMKNFSFVEAYKDEAIVTIKAIIKQLVIEFIATSDAEICLTGAGEEAQSLTVGEWIALLAKATVALLTVLQRIQAVTHIMRQTIDAAAGGSCKAGGDNAVNLIDSEAFLTASDQTHVHEKLDELLAAVCHYCHERCANLVSQQSLEKTVATTEELAQLSSLVEDFGQGCELICGVASVPLKVAVKVQASRFANRFHSERKQKLALLLDTERWRQVDIPNEFQKIIDRIGENKEFSAAAAISNGPVANGHVGAVTSVANPVLLVESKPYTLVASALLLVQMLCEYCRCAQRLPIVAGYLSRNVVDLLRTFNSRSCQLVIGAGALRVAGLKTITSTNLALVSRALQLVLWLLPKIKSHFQSLDATAVAGFDIIERDYQVHIKEIENKIYGIVSDRVAAQLDSWDARPPIPSQCFRNISRHLVKLHEAIAPILPELQIHAIYGIVHRNFKDKLRKKLLDLNILNNGGPQHGVVTSELTFYMETLRTLKALPAPELDDSIRESIWTF; encoded by the exons ATGGCTACGGTACAACATTCCCAAACGCTGGCGAGGAAAACCTCACTGACAAACATTGAAAAACCTGAAAAGTCCACACTCAACTCTTTGTTACCTGCCAATAATGTCGTTGTCCATGCGAAGTCCTCGACGGCCTCGCCAGCTGTTGAGGCTGTTAATAATGCCCATAACTCTTGGGAGTCATGTTACTATTGTCCCCGAGAGAATTTCAAGGCGGTAAATGAGTTTGTCAA ACATTTACGGGAACGCCATTGCACTCGAGAAGGCGGTTCCTTTGTCTGCCGATATGGCTTCAACGGCGTCTGCCCTTCTCTGCCGCTGGACGGTGTATCGGATCGTGACTATGATGCCCATGTGGCCAAATACCATGTGAATCAGCAGACTCGTGAAATGCCTCCTGAATGGTCGGTATTTTCGGCGGCCCAAAACTTGCCGGCCGTTCTCAATGATCCTTCGCGTGGCAAACAAAGCAATCTATTCACCAAAAAGTGGGGTGTTGATTTCGTAGAACGCAATCATGTGCCTGCCTCCCCCCGCATACCCGAGGTGACCATGAATGATTTTGAAAAGTATATGGGCAAAATAGGCAAACGCTATAAACGCCATGAACGTTTGAATAGCCAGCAGCAGGCTATGACTTTGGAGGAGGCTTCGGCGGCGGCCGTAGCCTCAAAAGGCACCAGCGGCACTCTGCATTCGACAGCCACTTCACAGGAAATAAATCTGAGCGAGATACCGGAGATTTTTCTTAAGGAGAACCTCAATTTGCAGCATGCCCCCACATTTGGACAAGTTTTTCCCAATGTCATGCAATCGCCTAGTGGTGCGGAGCGTAAACGCACAGGACGTCTTTTGCAAGAGCAATTGTCACATTACCTGGACATAGTGGAGGTAAAGATAGCGCAACAAGTGGCTCAGAAATCTGCAGCCTTCTTTCATGCCATGACCTCACAGGATGCCATTATGTGTGAAATGCAAGAGGCAGCCAAGAGAGTAAAGGCTTTACGCTCCTCCTTGCGCTCTTTGAATGAGACAGTGGTTATAGATACATTCCGTGTTTTGCGATACGCTCAAAGAAGGCAAAATTTCGAGGAGGTGGTGGACAAGTTGTGTCTTATGGCCACGGTACACAAAACCCAGCCAATGCTGCAGCTGCTATTGGGCACTCAGGACTATGTGGCCGCCTTGGATCTGATAGGCACCACCCAAGAGATACTAACGCAAGAGTTGATAGGTGTACATTGCTTCAAGCATTTGCCCATGCAGCTAAATGAAATGGAGAAGCTGATAGATAAGATGTTGACCACAGAGTTTGAGCGCTATGCCACCACGGATTTAAATAGGCCGCTTAGTGATGTCCTAAAGGAGACGGACAGTGTGTGTGCCGAAGAGGATAAGCTGGTTTGCATAGTCATGGGTTTGTTgagaatgaaaaatttcagctttgTGGAGGCCTACAAGGATGAGGCCATAGTCACCATAAAGGCCATTATAAAGCAGCTGGTTATAGAATTCATAGCCACCAGTGATGCCGAAATCTGTTTGACGGGCGCCGGGGAGGAAGCTCAAAGTTTGACGGTGGGCGAGTGGATAGCTTTGTTGGCCAAGGCCACAGTGGCTCTGTTGACCGTGTTGCAGCGCATTCAGGCAGTTACCCATATAATGAGACAGACCATAGATGCTGCTGCGGGAGGTTCTTGCAAGGCGGGAGGTGACAATGCTGTAAATCTTATAGACTCCGAAGCCTTCCTCACCGCCTCGGATCAGACGCATGTTCATGAGAAATTGGATGAGTTACTGGCAGCCGTATGCCATTATTGTCATGAACGCTGTGCCAATTTGGTCAGCCAACAGAGTCTGGAGAAAACGGTGGCTACCACGGAGGAATTGGCGCAACTCTCATCTCTGGTTGAAGATTTTGGTCAAGGTTGCGAGCTCATATGCGGCGTTGCCAGTGTGCCTTTGAAAGTGGCGGTCAAAGTTCAAGCTTCCAGATTTGCCAATCGTTTTCACTCGGAACGCAAACAAAAATTGGCCTTGCTCTTGGACACCGAACGTTGGCGTCAGGTAGACATTCCAAATGAGTTTCAGAAAATCATAGATCGCATAGGGGAAAACAAAGAATTCAGTGCAGCAGCGGCCATAAGCAATGGCCCTGTGGCCAATGGCCATGTGGGGGCAGTGACATCAGTGGCCAATCCGGTGTTGTTGGTGGAATCCAAACCCTATACGTTGGTGGCCTCCGCCTTGCTGCTGGTGCAAATGTTGTGCGAATATTGTCGTTGTGCTCAACGCCTACCCATAGTGGCGGGTTACTTATCACGCAATGTGGTGGATTTGCTGCGCACCTTCAACTCCCGCTCCTGCCAATTGGTCATAGGGGCGGGGGCCTTGCGTGTGGCTGGCCTCAAGACAATTACAAGCACAAATTTGGCTTTGGTCTCGAGGGCCTTGCAATTGGTGCTGTGGCTATTGCCGAAAATCAAAAGCCATTTCCAGAGTCTGGATGCCACAGCGGTGGCAGGATTCGACATCATCGAAAGGGACTATCAAGTACACATTAAGgaaatcgaaaataaaatctATGGCATAGTCAGTGATCGTGTGGCAGCACAACTGGACTCGTGGGATGCACGACCGCCCATACCTTCTCAATGTTTTCGCAATATTTCCAGGCATTTGGTGAAACTGCACGAGgccatagcccccatattgccGGAACTGCAAATACATGCCATCTATGGCATAGTGCATCGCAATTTCAAGGACAAGCTTAGGAAGAAGCTGCTGGACTTGAACATCTTGAACAATGGTGGCCCTCAGCACGGTGTGGTAACTTCCGAATTGACTTTCTACATGGAGACATTGCGCACGCTAAAGGCATTGCCGGCCCCTGAATTGGACGACAGCATAAGAGAAAGCATATGGACTTTTTGA